One genomic segment of Naumovozyma castellii chromosome 9, complete genome includes these proteins:
- the SEC18 gene encoding AAA family ATPase SEC18 (ancestral locus Anc_3.304) encodes MFKLPAFSKTGGHRVAPDMSNVDPSPRHLQVTNCPNNSYALANVAAVSPKDFPDNIYILVDNLFVFTTKQANEVPPGTIGFNGNQRTWGGWSLNQEVQVRAFDLFKYSGKQSYLGTLDLEISFRSRGKAVNTPFDQDELASHFVKCFESQIFSPTQYLIMDFKGFFFDLKVRNVQAIDLGDVEPSNSVSTGIEVKGILTNKTQINFFKGRDGLVNLKSSNSLRPRSDAVIRSDFKFEDLGVGGLDKEFTKIFRRAFASRIFPPAVIEKLGISHVKGLLLFGPPGTGKTLIARKIGTMLNAREPKIVNGPEILSKYVGSSEENIRNLFKDAEAEYKAKGEDSSLHIIIFDELDSVFKQRGSRGDGTGVGDNVVNQLLAKMDGVDQLNNILVIGMTNRKDLIDSALLRPGRFEVQVEIHLPDEKGRLQIFEIQTKKMRENNMMDKDVDLAELAALSKNFSGAEIEGLVKSASSFAINKTVNIGQGATKLNTKDITKLRVTREDFMNALSEVTPAFGINEEDLKTCVEGGMIIYSDRVNSILKNGARYVRQVRESDKSRLVSLLIHGPPGSGKTALAAAIALKSQFPFIRLISPNELSGMSENAKIAYIDSTFRDSYKSPLNILVIDSLETLVDWVPIGPRFSNNILQVLKVALKRKPPQDRRLLIMTTTSAYSVLQQMDILSCFDNEIAVPNMSSIDEFNNVMMDSKFLNDADRVKVINELAQISPKFNVGIKKALTNIETARHDDDPVSEIVELMAQSV; translated from the coding sequence ATGTTTAAACTACCAGCATTTAGCAAAACAGGTGGCCACCGTGTTGCACCAGATATGAGCAACGTGGACCCAAGTCCTCGTCATTTACAAGTCACCAACTGTCCTAATAACTCATATGCATTGGCCAATGTGGCAGCTGTCTCCCCAAAGGATTTCCCTGACAATATCTATATCCTTGTGGACAATCTCTTTGTTTTTACTACAAAGCAGGCAAATGAAGTACCACCTGGTACCATTGGTTTCAACGGGAATCAACGTACATGGGGTGGATGGTCTTTAAACCAGGAAGTGCAAGTTAGAGCATTCGATCTATTTAAGTATTCAGGGAAACAATCATATTTAGGGACTTTAGATCTCGAGATTTCCTTCAGATCAAGAGGTAAAGCTGTCAACACACCATTTGATCAAGATGAATTAGCCTCACATTTCGTTAAATGTTTTGAATCACAAATTTTCTCACCAACTCAGTATTTAATCATGGATTTTAAAGGATTcttttttgatttgaagGTAAGAAATGTTCAAGCTATTGATTTGGGTGACGTTGAACCAAGTAACTCAGTGTCTACTGGTATCGAAGTCAAAGGTATTTTAACCAACAAAACACAGATTAACTTTTTCAAAGGTAGAGATGGACTTGTTAATTTAAAGTCATCCAATTCCTTGAGGCCTAGATCTGACGCCGTTATCAGAtcagatttcaaatttgaagacTTAGGTGTCGGTGGGTtagataaagaatttaCCAAGATTTTTAGAAGGGCATTCGCAAGTAGAATTTTTCCACCTGctgttattgaaaaattgggTATCTCTCATGTTAAGGGTTTGCTTTTGTTCGGTCCTCCAGGTACCGGTAAGACTTTGATTGCCAGGAAGATTGGTACCATGTTAAATGCGAGAGAACCAAAGATTGTTAATGGTCCCGAAATATTAAGTAAATATGTGGGTTCttcagaagaaaatattcgTAATCTATTCAAAGATGCAGAAGCCGAATATAAAGCAAAAGGGGAGGATTCGTCTTtacatattattattttcgATGAGTTGGATTCTGTGTTTAAGCAAAGAGGTTCAAGAGGTGATGGTACTGGTGTTGGAGATAACGTTGTTAATCAATTATTAGCCAAAATGGATGGTGTCgatcaattaaataatatcttAGTTATTGGTATGACCAATCGTAAGGATCTGATCGATAGTGCGTTATTACGTCCTGGTAGATTTGAAGTCCAGGTGGAAATTCATTTACCAGATGAAAAGGGTAGATTGCAGATTTTTGAAATCCAAACCAAAAAAATGagagaaaataatatgatGGATAAGGATGTCGATCTGGCTGAATTAGCTGcactttcaaagaatttttcaggTGCTGAAATTGAAGGTTTAGTGAAAAGTGCCAGTTCCTTTGCAATTAATAAGACTGTCAATATTGGGCAAGGTGCAACTAAGCTAAATACAAAAGATATTACTAAATTGAGAGTGACGAGAGAGGATTTTATGAATGCTTTGTCAGAAGTTACACCAGCATTTGGTATCAATGAAGAGGACTTAAAGACATGTGTGGAAGGAGGTATGATTATTTACTCGGATCGTGTTAACAGTATTCTAAAGAATGGTGCACGTTACGTTCGTCAAGTTCGTGAAAGTGACAAGTCAAGATTAGTTTCTCTATTGATACATGGCCCACCGGGCTCCGGTAAAACTGCATTGGCAGCAGCAATTGCGTTGAAATCACAATTTCCATTTATTAGATTGATTTCTCCAAATGAACTTTCAGGGATGTCAGAGAATGCTAAAATTGCATATATTGACAGCACCTTTAGGGACTCTTATAAGTCACCATTGAACATTCTGGTAATAGATTCACTGGAAACCTTAGTAGATTGGGTTCCGATTGGTCCAAGATTTTCTAATAACATTTTACAGGTACTTAAAGTAGCTTTAAAGAGGAAGCCACCGCAAGACCGTCGTTTATTAATTATGACGACAACTTCAGCCTACTCAGTGCTTCAACAAATGGACATATTGAGTTGTTTTGACAATGAAATAGCAGTTCCAAATATGAGTAGTATCGACGAGTTTAATAACGTAATGAtggattccaaatttttgaatgatgCCGATAGGGTTAAGgttattaatgaattggcACAAATCAGTCCCAAATTCAATGTTGGCATTAAGAAGGCACTTACGAATATTGAAACTGCAAGACATGATGACGATCCTGTAAGTGAAATTGTGGAACTAATGGCTCAATCCGTTTAA